The following coding sequences are from one Collimonas arenae window:
- a CDS encoding prephenate dehydrogenase translates to MFKKIAIFGVGLIGGSFALALKKAGAVERIVGVGRHSATLERARELGIIDAAATSVADAVSGADLVLIAAPVAQTAAVLASIAPHLQAGTIVTDAGSTKSDVVLAARAALGSKIAQFVPGHPIAGREQNGPDAALADLYVGKKVVLAPLPENTERDVAKVAAAWQQCGALIHRLSAQQHDAIFAAVSHLPHVLAYALVDDIANKPHAADLFQYAASGFRDFTRIAGSSPEMWRDISLANQGALLNELDAYLVQLTRLRGLLAAGDGPAIEAIYSNAQQARHSWISAIEAAEQQNKEGGD, encoded by the coding sequence GTGTTCAAGAAAATCGCAATATTCGGTGTCGGATTGATTGGCGGTTCTTTTGCACTGGCCTTGAAGAAGGCCGGCGCAGTGGAGCGGATCGTCGGCGTTGGTCGTCATTCCGCCACCCTGGAGCGTGCGCGCGAACTCGGTATCATTGATGCCGCCGCCACTTCGGTTGCGGATGCGGTAAGTGGCGCGGACCTGGTCCTGATCGCCGCGCCGGTGGCGCAGACGGCAGCCGTCCTGGCCAGCATCGCACCGCATCTGCAAGCTGGGACAATCGTCACCGACGCCGGCAGTACCAAGTCCGATGTCGTGTTGGCGGCAAGGGCTGCGTTGGGCAGCAAGATCGCCCAATTCGTACCTGGTCATCCGATCGCCGGACGCGAACAGAATGGCCCCGATGCTGCGCTCGCCGACTTGTACGTCGGCAAGAAGGTGGTGCTGGCGCCGTTGCCGGAAAATACTGAACGTGATGTCGCCAAGGTGGCGGCTGCATGGCAGCAATGTGGAGCCTTGATCCATCGGCTTTCGGCGCAGCAGCACGACGCCATTTTTGCCGCCGTCAGCCATTTGCCGCATGTGCTGGCCTATGCGCTGGTGGACGATATTGCAAACAAGCCGCACGCGGCGGACCTGTTCCAATATGCGGCCAGCGGTTTCCGCGACTTTACGCGCATTGCCGGCTCGTCGCCGGAAATGTGGCGCGATATTTCATTGGCTAACCAGGGTGCCTTGCTCAATGAGCTGGATGCTTACCTGGTGCAACTAACCCGGCTGCGCGGTTTGCTGGCGGCCGGCGACGGTCCGGCCATCGAGGCAATCTACAGCAATGCCCAGCAGGCAAGGCATAGCTGGATCAGCGCCATCGAGGCGGCCGAACAACAGAACAAGGAAGGTGGCGATTGA
- the hisC gene encoding histidinol-phosphate transaminase, which yields MSIQLGPEYVRAIAPYQGGKPIAEVAREFGLDEAKIIKLASNENPLGMPESARLAMQQAVADIGRYPDANGFDLKAAITAKYDVPADWITLGNGSNDILELATHAFVQAGEAAMYAEYSFLVYALATQAVGARAIVVKAKDFGHDLDAMAKAITQDTKLIFIANPNNPTGTFIPAADIEAFLARVPAQTVVVLDEAYNEYLPPELQYESIAWVRKYPNLLVSRTMSKAYGLAGLRIGFGIAQPVITDLLNRIRQPFNVNSLAQAAAVAALNDSAFLQRSAQLNRDGYHQLTQVFNELGLQYVPSFGNFVLVKVGEDSDAGARVNLALLKQGIIVRPVGNYGLPQWLRVTIGLPNENAAFIDALKKLLA from the coding sequence ATGTCAATTCAATTAGGTCCAGAGTATGTGCGCGCCATCGCTCCGTATCAGGGCGGTAAGCCGATTGCCGAAGTTGCCCGTGAGTTCGGTCTCGACGAAGCCAAGATCATCAAGCTGGCGTCCAATGAGAATCCGCTCGGCATGCCGGAATCGGCGCGTCTGGCGATGCAGCAGGCAGTCGCCGATATCGGCCGCTATCCAGATGCTAACGGCTTCGACCTGAAAGCAGCGATCACCGCCAAGTACGATGTGCCGGCCGACTGGATCACGCTGGGCAACGGCAGCAACGACATTCTCGAACTGGCCACGCACGCTTTCGTGCAAGCGGGCGAGGCCGCCATGTATGCGGAATATTCTTTCCTGGTGTACGCATTGGCGACGCAAGCCGTCGGTGCTCGCGCAATCGTGGTCAAGGCCAAGGATTTCGGCCATGACCTGGATGCGATGGCCAAGGCCATTACCCAGGACACCAAACTGATCTTCATTGCGAACCCGAACAACCCGACCGGCACTTTCATTCCTGCCGCCGACATCGAAGCGTTCCTGGCGCGCGTGCCGGCGCAAACCGTGGTGGTGCTGGACGAAGCCTACAATGAATACCTGCCGCCGGAACTGCAGTATGAGTCGATTGCCTGGGTCCGCAAATACCCGAACCTGCTGGTGTCGCGCACCATGTCGAAAGCCTATGGCCTGGCGGGTTTGCGTATTGGCTTCGGGATTGCGCAACCGGTCATCACCGATTTGCTGAACCGGATCCGCCAGCCGTTCAATGTCAACTCGCTGGCGCAAGCCGCCGCAGTTGCTGCATTGAACGACAGCGCCTTCCTACAACGTAGCGCGCAGTTGAATCGAGATGGTTATCACCAACTGACGCAGGTCTTTAACGAACTGGGCCTGCAATATGTGCCGTCGTTCGGCAATTTCGTGCTGGTCAAGGTCGGCGAAGATAGCGATGCCGGAGCGCGCGTCAACCTGGCTTTGCTGAAGCAGGGCATCATCGTACGTCCGGTCGGCAACTACGGTTTGCCGCAATGGCTGCGTGTCACGATCGGCCTGCCGAATGAAAACGCGGCATTCATCGACGCATTGAAGAAATTGCTGGCCTGA
- the pheA gene encoding prephenate dehydratase translates to MSEDKLLPLRQQIDAIDAEILALLNRRAQIAQEVGHVKAETNAPVFRPEREAQVLHKVAERNPGPLQGSDVQTIFREVMSACRALEKRVTVAYLGPAGTFSEQAVYQQFGHAVESLACVSIDEVFRAAEAGTADFGVVPIENSSEGVINRTLDLLLQTTLSISGEVSIPVHHSLMSKDGTMDAVTRICAHSQALAQCNAWLNQHYPLLERQAVASNAEAARMASEDSTVAGIAGEIAAQKYGLQIVSAHIQDDPHNRTRFAVIGRLQTAASGKDQTSLVLSVANKAGAVYNLLAPLAKHGVSMTRFESRPARMGAWEYYFYVDVEGHADDDKVIKALAELKQNAAFYKLLGSYPRSF, encoded by the coding sequence ATGAGCGAAGATAAACTCCTGCCCTTGCGTCAACAGATTGACGCCATCGATGCGGAAATCCTGGCCTTACTCAACCGCCGTGCGCAAATTGCGCAAGAGGTTGGCCACGTCAAGGCCGAGACCAATGCGCCGGTGTTCCGTCCCGAGCGCGAAGCGCAGGTGCTGCACAAGGTCGCGGAGCGCAATCCTGGCCCGCTGCAAGGCAGTGATGTGCAGACCATTTTCCGTGAAGTGATGTCGGCTTGCCGCGCGCTGGAAAAGCGCGTCACCGTGGCTTATCTGGGCCCAGCTGGGACTTTCAGCGAACAGGCGGTTTACCAGCAGTTCGGGCATGCGGTGGAAAGTCTTGCTTGCGTGTCGATTGACGAAGTATTCCGTGCGGCCGAAGCCGGTACCGCCGATTTCGGCGTGGTGCCGATCGAGAATTCGTCCGAAGGCGTGATCAATCGCACCCTCGACCTGTTGCTGCAAACCACGCTCAGCATCAGCGGTGAAGTATCGATCCCGGTACATCACAGCCTGATGAGCAAGGACGGTACGATGGATGCGGTCACCCGCATTTGCGCACATTCGCAGGCGCTGGCGCAATGCAACGCCTGGCTCAACCAGCATTATCCGTTGCTGGAACGGCAGGCGGTGGCTTCCAATGCCGAAGCGGCGCGCATGGCGAGTGAAGACTCGACGGTGGCTGGAATTGCCGGTGAGATCGCCGCGCAAAAATATGGTCTGCAGATTGTCAGCGCCCACATTCAGGATGATCCGCACAACCGCACTCGTTTCGCCGTGATCGGCCGCCTGCAAACTGCGGCCAGCGGCAAAGACCAGACTTCGTTGGTGCTGTCGGTGGCAAACAAGGCGGGTGCGGTTTACAACCTGCTGGCGCCGCTTGCCAAGCATGGCGTGTCGATGACCCGTTTCGAGTCGCGGCCTGCGCGCATGGGGGCGTGGGAATATTATTTTTATGTCGACGTCGAAGGTCACGCGGATGACGACAAGGTGATCAAGGCGCTGGCTGAGTTGAAACAGAACGCGGCGTTTTACAAGCTGCTGGGATCGTATCCGCGCAGTTTTTGA
- the serC gene encoding 3-phosphoserine/phosphohydroxythreonine transaminase, with amino-acid sequence MPIYNFSAGPAVLPKEVLQQAAAEMLDWHGSGMSVMEMSHRGKEFMSILAAAQQDFIELFAVPANYKLLFMQGGAIAENAIVPLNLMGRKDQPATADYINTGSWSTKSLKEARRYGNVNVAASSEEERFARIPARDSWQLSKDPAYVHICTNETIDGVEYQFTPDIASETNNAPLVADMSSHILSRVVDVSKYGVIYGGAQKNIGPAGLTLVVVREDLLGHALPACPSAFNWKIVADNDSMYNTPPTYAIYIAGLVFQWLKKQGGVAAMEQRNIAKATLLYEYLDSTDFYRTKIASDCRSRMNVPFFLADEALNEAFLAGAKEHGLLQLKGHKSVGGMRASIYNAMPIEGVQALVDYLKEFEKHRG; translated from the coding sequence ATGCCTATCTACAATTTTTCCGCTGGCCCCGCCGTATTACCGAAAGAAGTGCTGCAACAGGCTGCGGCCGAGATGCTGGACTGGCATGGCAGCGGCATGTCCGTGATGGAAATGAGTCATCGCGGCAAGGAGTTCATGTCGATCCTGGCAGCTGCGCAGCAGGATTTCATCGAGCTGTTTGCCGTGCCGGCGAATTACAAGCTGCTGTTCATGCAAGGTGGTGCGATTGCCGAGAATGCGATCGTGCCCTTGAACCTGATGGGGCGCAAAGACCAGCCTGCAACCGCTGATTACATCAATACAGGTTCCTGGTCGACCAAGTCGCTGAAAGAAGCCAGGCGTTATGGCAACGTCAATGTCGCCGCTTCGTCGGAAGAGGAGCGTTTTGCCCGCATTCCGGCGCGCGACAGCTGGCAGTTGTCGAAAGACCCAGCTTACGTGCATATCTGCACCAATGAAACGATCGACGGTGTCGAGTACCAGTTCACCCCCGATATTGCGAGCGAGACCAACAATGCTCCACTGGTGGCCGACATGTCGTCGCACATCCTGTCGCGTGTGGTCGACGTCTCCAAATATGGCGTGATCTATGGCGGCGCGCAAAAGAATATCGGCCCTGCCGGCCTGACGCTGGTGGTGGTGCGCGAAGATTTGCTGGGCCATGCGTTGCCGGCTTGCCCGTCGGCATTCAACTGGAAAATCGTGGCGGATAACGATTCGATGTACAACACGCCGCCGACCTATGCGATCTATATCGCCGGCCTGGTGTTCCAGTGGCTCAAGAAACAGGGCGGCGTCGCAGCGATGGAGCAACGCAATATCGCCAAGGCGACGTTGCTGTACGAGTATCTGGACTCTACCGATTTCTATCGCACCAAGATCGCCAGCGATTGCCGTTCGCGCATGAACGTGCCGTTTTTCCTGGCCGACGAGGCGCTGAACGAAGCGTTCCTGGCTGGCGCCAAGGAGCACGGCTTGCTGCAGCTGAAGGGCCATAAGTCGGTGGGCGGCATGCGCGCATCGATCTATAACGCGATGCCGATCGAAGGCGTGCAGGCGCTGGTCGATTACCTGAAAGAGTTTGAAAAGCATCGCGGCTAA
- the gyrA gene encoding DNA gyrase subunit A — MDQFAKETIPISLEEEMRKSYLDYAMSVIVGRALPDVRDGLKPVHRRVLFAMHEMNNVWNRPFVKCARVVGETMGKYHPHGDASIYDTLVRMAQPFSLRYMLVDGQGNFGSIDGDGAAAMRYTECRLDKIAGELLADLDKETVDFVPNYDGKEKEPSVLPTRIPNLLINGSSGIAVGMATNIPPHNLTEVIDGALHVLRNPDCAIDELIEIIPAPDFPTAGIIYGVSGVRDGYRTGRGRVVMRAKTHFEEFGREGRTAIIIDELPYQVNKKALLERIAELVRDKKLEGISDLRDESDKSGMRVVIELKRGEVAEVVLNNLYKQTQLQDTFGMNMVALVDGQPKLLNLKQMLECFLSHRREVVTRRTVFELRKARERGHVLEGLAVALANIDDFIALIKAAPTPPVAKSELMARAWDSSMVREMLARTGEENLGGVEAFRPENLPKHYGIQADGLYKLSDDQAQEILQMRLQRLTGLEQDKIVNEYKDVMEQIADLLDILAKPERVTVIITDEMTAAKNEYGIGNKDERRSQIEHNPTDLGTEDLITPQDMVVTLSHTGYMKAQPVSEYRAQKRGGRGKQAMATKDDDWIDQLFVGNTHDYILCFSNRGRLYWLKIWEVPQGSRNSRGKPIVNMFPLQDGEKITVVLPLSGDNRSFPEDRYVFMSTSLGTVKKTPLSDFSNPRKAGIIAVDLDEGDFLIGAALTDGQHDVMLFSDSGKAVRFDENDVRPMGRTARGVRGMNLEEGQQVIALLVAENEQQSVLTATENGFGKRTPITEYTRHGRGTKGMIAIQTSERNGKVVAATLVEPSDEIILITTGGVLIRTRVAEIREMGRATQGVTLIAVEDGTKLSGLQRVVESDAEVDTEADAGNSEAGGAADAADPAAE; from the coding sequence ATGGATCAATTCGCTAAAGAAACAATCCCGATTTCCCTCGAAGAAGAAATGCGCAAGAGCTATCTCGATTACGCGATGAGCGTGATCGTCGGCCGTGCGCTGCCGGATGTGCGCGACGGCCTCAAGCCGGTGCATCGCCGGGTCTTGTTCGCCATGCATGAAATGAACAACGTCTGGAACCGCCCGTTCGTCAAATGTGCGCGCGTGGTCGGTGAGACGATGGGTAAATACCACCCGCACGGCGACGCGTCGATCTACGACACGTTGGTGCGGATGGCGCAACCCTTCTCGCTGCGCTACATGCTGGTCGACGGTCAGGGCAACTTCGGCTCGATCGATGGCGACGGCGCTGCGGCGATGCGTTACACCGAGTGCCGCCTGGACAAGATCGCCGGCGAACTGCTGGCCGATCTGGACAAGGAAACCGTCGACTTCGTGCCTAACTATGATGGCAAGGAAAAGGAGCCGTCGGTGTTGCCGACGCGTATTCCGAACCTGCTGATCAACGGTTCGTCCGGTATCGCGGTTGGTATGGCGACCAACATCCCGCCGCATAACCTGACCGAAGTGATCGACGGCGCACTGCATGTACTGCGCAATCCCGACTGCGCGATCGACGAGTTGATCGAGATCATCCCGGCGCCGGATTTCCCGACTGCCGGCATCATCTACGGCGTTTCCGGCGTGCGCGACGGTTATCGCACCGGCCGCGGCCGTGTGGTGATGCGCGCCAAGACCCACTTCGAGGAATTCGGACGTGAAGGCCGCACCGCGATCATCATCGATGAGCTGCCGTATCAGGTAAACAAGAAGGCGTTGCTGGAACGTATCGCCGAGCTGGTGCGCGACAAGAAGCTGGAAGGCATTTCGGATCTGCGCGACGAGTCGGACAAGTCCGGCATGCGCGTGGTGATCGAACTCAAGCGCGGCGAAGTGGCCGAGGTGGTGCTGAACAATCTGTACAAGCAGACGCAACTGCAAGATACCTTTGGCATGAACATGGTGGCGTTGGTGGATGGTCAGCCGAAACTGCTGAACCTGAAGCAGATGCTGGAATGCTTCCTGTCGCACCGCCGCGAAGTGGTGACGCGCCGTACCGTATTCGAATTGCGCAAGGCGCGCGAGCGCGGCCACGTTCTGGAAGGCCTGGCAGTGGCGCTGGCCAATATCGACGATTTCATCGCACTGATCAAGGCGGCGCCAACGCCGCCGGTCGCGAAATCCGAGCTGATGGCGCGCGCCTGGGATTCGTCCATGGTGCGCGAAATGCTGGCCCGCACCGGCGAGGAAAACCTCGGCGGCGTCGAGGCCTTCCGCCCGGAAAACCTGCCGAAGCATTACGGCATCCAGGCTGACGGCTTGTACAAACTGTCCGATGATCAGGCGCAGGAAATCCTGCAGATGCGTTTGCAACGCCTGACCGGCCTGGAACAGGACAAGATCGTCAACGAGTACAAAGACGTGATGGAACAGATCGCCGACTTGCTGGATATTCTGGCCAAGCCGGAGCGCGTCACTGTCATCATCACCGATGAAATGACTGCCGCCAAGAACGAATACGGCATCGGCAACAAGGATGAGCGCCGTTCGCAGATCGAGCACAATCCTACCGATCTTGGCACCGAAGACTTGATCACGCCGCAAGACATGGTAGTGACCTTGTCGCACACCGGCTACATGAAAGCGCAACCGGTCTCGGAATACCGCGCGCAAAAACGCGGTGGCCGCGGCAAGCAGGCGATGGCGACCAAGGACGACGACTGGATCGACCAACTGTTCGTCGGCAATACCCACGATTACATATTGTGCTTCAGCAATCGCGGCCGTCTGTACTGGCTGAAGATCTGGGAAGTGCCACAAGGTTCACGCAACTCGCGCGGCAAGCCGATCGTCAACATGTTCCCGCTGCAGGATGGCGAGAAGATTACCGTCGTCCTGCCATTGTCGGGCGATAACCGCAGTTTCCCTGAAGACCGCTATGTGTTCATGTCGACCAGCCTCGGCACCGTCAAGAAGACGCCGCTGTCCGACTTCAGCAATCCACGCAAGGCAGGCATTATCGCGGTCGATCTGGATGAGGGCGATTTCCTGATCGGCGCGGCGCTGACCGATGGCCAGCACGATGTGATGCTGTTCTCCGATTCCGGCAAGGCGGTGCGCTTCGACGAAAACGATGTGCGCCCGATGGGGCGTACCGCGCGCGGTGTGCGCGGCATGAACCTCGAAGAAGGACAGCAGGTTATTGCTTTGCTGGTCGCGGAAAACGAACAGCAATCGGTATTGACCGCAACCGAAAACGGCTTCGGTAAACGTACTCCGATCACCGAGTACACTCGCCATGGCCGCGGCACCAAGGGCATGATTGCGATCCAGACCAGCGAACGTAACGGCAAGGTTGTCGCCGCGACATTGGTTGAGCCTAGCGATGAAATCATTCTGATCACCACCGGCGGTGTCCTGATCCGTACCCGCGTCGCGGAAATTCGCGAAATGGGCCGCGCTACACAGGGCGTCACGTTGATCGCGGTGGAAGATGGCACCAAGCTGAGCGGTTTGCAACGCGTGGTCGAATCCGATGCCGAAGTAGATACTGAGGCCGATGCCGGCAACAGCGAAGCGGGTGGTGCTGCCGACGCAGCCGATCCGGCGGCCGAGTAA
- a CDS encoding OmpA family protein, with translation MRHIIALSLLLGSALGFAANSSFAQTTDVQAATEKSAYLQDGRGPIVRSQDGLCWRSGYWEQNDAVTGCDGTLTPPVMKAIAPALAENPLVANTEKVPAAIVAQCNVTLSSDQTFSFGKATLTKIAKQRIDQEIIGKLTNFCGSGTIIVTGYTDRIGSAKYNQKLSKQRATSVAAYLKSKGISNRIDVVGAGESDPVSSCSKKLSHKRLIDCLSPDRRVVIKMQGN, from the coding sequence ATGCGTCATATCATTGCGCTGAGCCTTCTGCTAGGTTCGGCCCTCGGCTTCGCGGCCAATTCAAGCTTCGCCCAAACCACCGATGTTCAAGCGGCAACAGAAAAAAGTGCTTATCTGCAGGACGGCCGCGGGCCGATCGTGCGCAGCCAGGATGGCTTGTGCTGGCGCTCCGGTTACTGGGAACAAAATGACGCGGTGACCGGCTGCGACGGTACGCTGACTCCGCCGGTCATGAAAGCAATCGCACCCGCTCTTGCAGAAAACCCATTAGTTGCCAATACAGAAAAAGTGCCTGCGGCAATCGTTGCGCAATGCAACGTCACATTATCGAGCGACCAGACCTTCAGCTTCGGCAAAGCAACGCTGACCAAGATCGCCAAACAGCGCATTGACCAAGAGATAATTGGCAAACTGACAAATTTCTGCGGCAGCGGCACCATCATCGTCACTGGCTATACAGATCGCATTGGCTCGGCGAAATATAACCAAAAGTTATCAAAACAACGCGCAACCAGTGTCGCGGCGTATTTGAAAAGCAAAGGCATCAGCAATCGGATTGACGTCGTCGGCGCGGGCGAATCTGACCCCGTTTCCAGCTGCAGCAAAAAACTTAGCCATAAACGACTGATCGATTGCCTTAGCCCGGACCGCAGAGTCGTAATAAAAATGCAAGGCAATTAA
- the ompA gene encoding outer membrane protein OmpA, whose protein sequence is MNKLAKLVFAASAVVALSASAQEIKDIQAPTPKSAYVQSSNGVIARDPYGLCWHTGYWTPADSVPGCDGEIAQAAPAPVAPAPAPVVPAPAPVSQKVTFAADAFFDFDKAVLKPEGKAKLDDLTSKLGAINLEVIIAVGHTDSIGSVAYNQKLSVRRAEAVKAYLVHKGVEANRVYTEGKGKSQPVADNKTAAGRAKNRRVEIEVVGTRTN, encoded by the coding sequence ATGAATAAATTAGCAAAACTCGTCTTCGCTGCGTCCGCAGTCGTCGCACTCTCTGCCTCTGCGCAGGAAATCAAAGATATCCAGGCACCTACTCCAAAAAGCGCCTATGTTCAAAGCTCCAACGGCGTAATCGCACGTGACCCATACGGTCTGTGCTGGCACACCGGCTACTGGACACCAGCTGACTCGGTTCCAGGTTGCGACGGCGAAATCGCTCAAGCTGCACCAGCACCGGTTGCACCAGCACCAGCTCCAGTTGTCCCAGCACCAGCTCCAGTATCGCAAAAGGTGACTTTCGCTGCTGACGCATTCTTTGACTTCGACAAAGCTGTCCTGAAGCCAGAAGGCAAAGCTAAGCTGGACGACCTGACATCGAAACTGGGCGCAATCAACCTGGAAGTCATCATCGCTGTTGGTCACACTGACTCGATCGGTTCCGTTGCTTACAACCAAAAACTGTCGGTTCGTCGCGCTGAAGCTGTTAAGGCATACCTGGTACACAAGGGTGTCGAAGCTAACCGTGTTTACACCGAAGGTAAAGGCAAATCGCAACCAGTCGCTGACAACAAGACAGCAGCTGGCCGCGCTAAAAACCGTCGCGTTGAAATCGAAGTTGTTGGTACACGTACTAACTAA
- the ubiG gene encoding bifunctional 2-polyprenyl-6-hydroxyphenol methylase/3-demethylubiquinol 3-O-methyltransferase UbiG → MNADPSELKKFSDLAHHWWDPESEFRPLHEINPLRLEWINSRAALTGKNVVDIGCGGGILAESMARKGAKVTGIDLSDKALKVADLHSLESGIEVRYEKIAAEDLAEREAGQFDVVTCMEMLEHVPDPASIVRACATLVKPGGQVFFSTLNRNPKAYLQAVIGAEYLLRMLPKGTHDYAKFITPAELAQFARNAGLTVDTLRGMSYNPLTRIYSLNKDTGVNYLMACTRPA, encoded by the coding sequence ATGAACGCAGACCCATCAGAACTCAAGAAATTCAGCGACCTGGCTCACCACTGGTGGGACCCTGAATCCGAATTTCGTCCATTGCATGAAATCAATCCGCTACGTCTGGAGTGGATCAATTCGCGCGCCGCGCTTACTGGCAAGAACGTTGTAGACATTGGCTGCGGCGGCGGCATCCTGGCTGAATCGATGGCACGGAAAGGCGCTAAAGTCACCGGCATCGACTTGTCTGACAAGGCATTAAAAGTTGCCGATCTGCACAGCCTGGAATCGGGGATAGAAGTCCGCTATGAAAAAATCGCGGCGGAAGATCTGGCAGAGCGCGAAGCGGGGCAATTCGATGTCGTCACCTGCATGGAAATGCTGGAGCACGTGCCCGATCCGGCATCCATCGTGCGCGCTTGCGCGACCCTGGTCAAACCCGGCGGACAGGTATTTTTCTCCACGCTGAACCGCAATCCAAAAGCCTATCTGCAAGCAGTCATCGGCGCCGAGTACCTGTTGCGCATGTTGCCAAAGGGCACACATGACTACGCCAAGTTCATCACGCCTGCCGAACTGGCACAGTTTGCCCGCAACGCCGGACTGACAGTCGATACCTTGCGTGGCATGAGCTACAACCCGCTGACCCGCATCTATTCGCTTAACAAGGATACCGGCGTCAACTATTTGATGGCGTGCACAAGACCTGCCTAG
- a CDS encoding HAD family hydrolase yields MPLPMPRAILFDLDGTLADTAPDLAAAMNRVRNDRGLDDTPYEQLRPHTSAGARGMIGAAFGLKPGDPGFDELRDGFLDHYAAALAVNSTLFEGIPALLKDLRERNLGWGVVTNKAARFTDPLVRQIGLGDADCVISGDTTAHSKPHPEPLLEAARRLNVAPHECWYVGDDLRDIQAGQAAGMATIAAAWGYCGETEPDSWAADALIDTPLQLLALLSALQP; encoded by the coding sequence ATGCCATTACCGATGCCGCGTGCAATCCTGTTCGACCTCGACGGCACGCTTGCCGATACTGCTCCAGATCTGGCTGCCGCCATGAACCGCGTGCGCAACGATCGCGGACTCGACGACACGCCCTATGAACAGCTGCGCCCACATACTTCTGCCGGCGCACGCGGCATGATCGGCGCCGCCTTCGGCCTCAAACCGGGTGACCCGGGCTTTGATGAGTTGCGGGACGGCTTTCTCGATCATTACGCCGCCGCGCTAGCTGTCAACAGCACGTTGTTCGAGGGTATCCCGGCGCTGCTCAAGGATCTGCGTGAACGCAATCTCGGTTGGGGTGTAGTCACCAACAAGGCGGCCCGTTTCACCGATCCGCTGGTGCGCCAAATCGGTCTCGGAGATGCCGACTGCGTCATCTCGGGCGACACCACTGCCCACTCCAAGCCGCATCCGGAACCATTGCTGGAAGCGGCACGGCGCCTCAATGTCGCGCCACATGAATGCTGGTACGTCGGCGACGACCTGCGCGACATACAAGCCGGGCAAGCAGCGGGGATGGCGACTATTGCCGCTGCCTGGGGTTATTGCGGCGAAACTGAACCCGACTCCTGGGCTGCCGACGCACTAATTGATACACCTCTTCAGCTGCTGGCGTTGCTGTCGGCGCTGCAACCGTAA